A part of Cannabis sativa cultivar Pink pepper isolate KNU-18-1 chromosome 6, ASM2916894v1, whole genome shotgun sequence genomic DNA contains:
- the LOC133038885 gene encoding uncharacterized protein LOC133038885, which yields MDQLKTIMTLLQDPGRPAADSQPHPQPQPQPEEEARTPEDDFILPNDYQPDDDDMFCTPEKTNITSIGDTQDSEVQVLETAPEVMENRRKRRRPRWFAEYTEMKKKARATSTLVNADPLRVVDRKLLKTFHNWVLGQIGNNYPRECFTGRYHSSWFLELHTPKFWLGNDHLDAAFHLMRRRQHFYPESYPNRCVIMPCIFPAGVIARWEAAGDDQANYQWDEGILDLIRGDESQFLASWKNKERIYMALYFVGAKHWVALEIDLDHWLLNIFDSSLGSISTNELNRHLEMWKKLLPNLLLQAGLFESHDMILLPQLTASESQVRNFTSKVMDRAVVPQTKTR from the exons ATGGATCAGTTGAAGACCATAATGACGCTCCTGCAAGATCCTGGAAGGCCGGCAGCAGATTCACAGCCACATCCACAGCCACAGCCACAACCGGAAGAGGAGGCTCGGACACCGGAAGATGACTTCATTCTCCCAAATGATTACCAACCGGATGATGATGACATGTTCTGTACACCTGAGAAGACGAATATCACCAGCATCGGGGATACTCAGGATTCTGAGGTGCAGGTGTTAGAGACAGCTCCAGAAGTCATGGAGAACCGGAGGAAGAGAAGGCGGCCTAGGTGGTTCGCTGAGTACactgaaatgaagaagaaggctAGGGCTACTTCGACACTCGTGaatgcggacccacttagagtggtTGATCGGAAGCTGCTCAAGACTTTTCACAATTGGGTACTCGGCCAGATTGGGAACAATTACCCGAGAGAGTGCTTCACCGGTCGATACCATTCGTCTTGGTTCCTCGAACTGCATACTCCGAAATTTTGGCTTGGGAACGAT CATTTGGATGCGGCATTCCATTTGATGAGGAGGCGGCAACACTTTTATCCCGAGTCCTACCCGAATAGATGTGTCATAATGCCGTGTATTTTCCCAGCAGGAGTTATTGCTCGGTGGGAAGCTGCGGGTGATGACCAGGCTAACTATCAGTGGGACGAGGGCATATTAGATTTGATCCGAGGGGATGAAAGTCAATTCTTGGCCAGTTGGAAGAACAAGGAGAGAATATATATGGCCCTCTACTTCGTTGGAGCAAAGCATTGGGTGGCATTAGAGATAGATCTGGATCATTGGTTGTTGAACATATTTGACTCCAGCCTCGGATCGATTTCCACGAACGAATTGAACCGTCACCTGGAAATGTGGAAAAAATTACTACCAAATTTGCTGCTGCAGGCTGGCCTATTCGAGAGTCATGACATGATCCTCTTGCCTCAACTTACCGCCTCAGAGAGCCAGGTCAGAAATTTCACTTCAAAAGTCATGGATCGGGCCGTTGTTCCACAGACAAAGACAAGGTAA